The genomic window TTGTGGAACTTCATGCCCGGCGCCGCCGGGTTGAGCTGAAGATCGAACGCCGTCGTCTTCACGGCCTTCTGCTCCTGCGCCGTCAGACGCAGCAGAGAATCCGTGAAAGTATCGGCGATCCGGAACTCCACGTTCAGTACTCCACCAACCAATTTGCTGCTCTTCGTGTAAGTACGCCGCTTTCCAGCAAGGCGACCGGGTCTACGAAGATCTTTAAGGCGGGATATGTCTCTAATGAAGTCACTCTATAGATGTTATAACTCGCGCGTAGCGATTGTGCTGAAGCCCACTCGTTTTCAGTCATTTCAAACTTCCGGCGGCCTGAAATAGTAGCCTTGACTTCGATGTGCCGACGATCTCCGCTAGCGTCGAATGACGAGATATCAAAGCCGGCAAAAGGGCTGGTTTGGCTCACCCATTCAATCTTATCCGCGAGGTCGTGGCGGCCGGCCCGCTTCAATCGGCGTCTTTCATATGAAAGCACCCAGCGTTCACCATTAAGACCAATCTCGTCACAACGTCGTTTCAACTCCAGAAGCTGCTCACGCGTAATCTCGCGACCCTTAACGTCTGCGATCAAGCCATCCTGATAAGCTGAAATAAGGCTAGTATTTACGGCTATTTTTTTCCTTCGAGGCACCGGCGCACGGAAAACGATATCATCGCCGCAGAGCGTATCGCTGCGAACAGAAAGTCCCACCGGCGCTGGTTTCGATATGGCGCCCGAAAATATTCCGGCTCCATTGTACGTGCCTGCGTGTATCTGTTCGGCATTGAAAATGTACTCCGCGAGCTGTTCTGCATGAAAGAACGCAGCGAATTCGGTTTCGAATAGATTTGTTTCCATCGGAAGAATAGTGATGTCGCCCCTGACGATCTTCTTAAACCCAGACGAGGGGACAAAAGACGAGGCATTGTGTGTCGGACCGCCGTGCGACAATCGTCTATTGTCCAGCCCAACCCATCCATTCGATTCCCGGTCAAACGCCACCACCACGTCTGTGTAGTGCCTGGCGATCGGTAAGCCACCGGGATACGTACTAGTGATCTCTACACGACGTTCATGGGGCCTGTTTCGACTGGATTCCGTTACGGTGTAGGCGAAGAGACGAACTCTCTTGTCTTCCGTGCCGGCCAACAGACTCAATGTCTGGCCGTTTCGTGGTAATGAGCGCGCCGCTGGGGCCGCTTCAACTCGCCAGCCGGTGGTGACCAGCCCAGCCAAGGCTAACGGAAGCCGGCTGAGGCCATGAAATCTGAGTTCGCAGTAATCGAGCCCCCGCGACACGTCGTTTCCCCACCACTAAATCGAAAAGACCTTCATCACCTCGTCGCCAAGGTGATTTATGACCTTCACAGCGATGCGGCCTGAGGCCGGTCTTGGGAACGGACGTGACACGTCGCGGTTCAGGCTTGCCCACGCCTCCTCGTCGATCTCGGCTTTGAGCGTTGTCTTGAGCGCCCTGTAGGGACCGTTTGCGCCTAGGAAGTAAGCGTGGCGAACGAAGAAGCTCTCCTCGTTGTAGTCGGTGTCGATCATCCACAGAGCGATCGATTCCGGCCCACCGCTTTCGATCTCCCCGGTCTGCGGCTTGAACACGTCGATGCCGTTGATCTTGACGCGGATCATCCCGTCCTTGAGATTCTCGATGTCGATGTCGGGCTCGCCGAACACGACGAACAGATTGCCCGCGCCTGTTGCCTTCAAATCATCGCCCATGTGCAGGTCGGGATTCATACGCGCCTTGAGCACGGGCACGCGTCCCAGCTTGTCGAACTCGGCCGAATGGGCATCGTAGTTGAAGGCGCAGGCGATCAGCACATCGAACCCCGCATCGCCGGCCTCGCGGGCGGCCGCGACAAGGTCGGGGCGCGAGACAGTGCCGAACTCGGGACCGACGAGAATGCCGGCTCGCCTCTCCTTGTCGCCCTCCATGAATTTGCCTTCGGCGCAGATATATCTCCCTGGCCAGCCGGTGAGCGAAGCAAATGTGATCCGGTCTTCCTTCTGCGCCTGCTGCACGCCGGCGGCCTTGAGGTTCTCGAGGATCATGTCCGCGAAGTCTTCCGGCGTGCCAGAGCCGTTGTGGCGATACCGGCGTCCGGGCTCGGCCACACCCTCCATCAGCCGATCGTCCGCATCGATCGCGACGACGCGATGCGGCGACAGGCTTTCGACCGTGAACGGCCCGGCGACGCGCACGCGCGAGCTGTCGGTGTAAGGCTTGTCGTAGAGATACGCGAACTCGGCCCTGGCGGCGATCGAGGCGTCAATTTCCTTCTGCCGGGCGATGCGCGCTTCCCACCATTTGGCGTGCGCCTCCTTCGCGGCCGTGGGCCACTTCTCCTCCGCTTCGCGGGGGATTTCCCATTCCTCCCAGGATTTCGACAGCGCCTTGTTGAGCACAGAGCGATGCGGCTCCAGCGTCTCCTGCCACTTCTCCCAAATCACATCGATCTCGGCATTGTTGGCGATGGATTTCAGCGTGATGTGGGGCACGCGCTCATAGACGAAACCTAGGCGGATATTGCCGTGGGTCGGCGTCGTGCGCGGGGCGGAGCGCGTGATTTCCGCTTCCTTCATTTGCCCTTCGGGCGAGTCGGCCAGCAGGTAATACGGATATCGTGCGCCCATGATGCGCGATCGAGCGAGCGCCATCGCGACGCGGGATGTATCAATTGTGATCCAGCGCCGGCCCCATTGCTCAGCAACATAAGCGGTCGTGCCGGAGCCGCAGGTAGGATCAAGAACCAAGTCGCCCGGATCAGTCGCCATTAATATACAGCGCTGAACGATATCAGTATTTGTCTGGACGACGTAAACCGGCGATGATTGACCTAGGAAGCCGTCCCAAAGATTCCCGATTGCCGTAAGGCTGCTTTCATCCAGATATCGAAGGTGCCTGAGAGAGTTCCCAATAACAATGATCCGACCTGTCTTGAGTGCCCTCTCAAGTTGGGCCTTGGTTGTGCCCCACCACCGTCTCCCCGAGTCAAATATCCTGCCACGGTATTCAATCTCGTATTTTGCGCCGGGTCCCGGCTTTGTAAGTGATACGTCCTGACCGAGGCGACTTCCTGCGGGCTTCGGCGAACCATTCTTTTCCCACTCGGTAACTCTCACCCGCTCGCCGGTAGGGAGTATCAACCAGGAGAAGTTTGGATCATCCTCTGCGTTCTTAAGCGTATAGAGTTGACGGAATTTGACCGGTACGCTCTCGCTCCTGCCGTACCAAAGTATGTAGTCCAATCGCGCCGGCATACGATCACTGGCTGACAGACCTGTAGCACCCTTTGTGAACGCAATCATCGCCACTGCATTACGCTCACCAAATACCTCGTCCATCAGCGCCCGAACGCGATGCACATTCTCGTCGCCGATCTGTACGAAGATGCTGCCGCTCTCGTGCAGGAGGTCACGCGCCACAGTGAGGCGATCGCGAAGATAAGTGAGATAGGAGTGGATGCCGTCGCGCCACGTATCCCGAAACGCGCGCACCTGCTCGGGCTCGCGCGTGATGTGATCCTTCGCGCCGTCCTTCACGTCGCGGCTGGTCGTCGACCACTGGAAGTTGGAGTTGAATTTGATGCCGTAGGGCGGGTCTATAAAGATGCACTGCACCTGCCCGCGCAGTCCTTCGCGCTCGGCGAGGCTTGCCATAACGCTTAAGGAATCGCCCAGGATCATGCGGTTAGACCAGTTCTGGTCGTGGGCATAGAACTCGGTCTTCGCCTCGATGTCGTGGAGGCCGTTGAAGTCGCCGAATAGGTCCGGCAGCGGCGGCGCCTTCTCCTTCGCCCGCTCCTTCGACTCGCGGCGCAGATCGTCGATCAGGACCTTTGGGTGCACCTTCTCCTGGATGTAAAGCGGCGGGGCTTGAACGATCAGATCGGACCAGTCCTGCTCGTCCTTGCCGCGCCAGACGAGCTGCGGGTCGAGATCGCGGTTGCGGCGTTCGTAAGCGAGCTGGATGGGAGACTTGTCTTCCTCCCGCATCAGGCTCTCGAACTCGGCGGTCGGGATGTTGCGGCGCTTCGCATCCTTGTGAGTGAGGGCTTCGACCTCGATCGTCTTGTTTCTGCTCCTGCTCATTCAGGCCCCCTCACGCCGCCTTCTTCTTCACGAATTGATCGACCAATGCTTTGAAACCCGCGTCCATCTCATAGACCGCCGTGAACTCCGCGAACGCCCACCGGCCGAACTTCCCGAGATTGTTCACGCCCGGCACCCAATAGGCGCGCATGGTGTTCGCCTTCTCCTTCGCGTTCTCGTCGCGATAGCCCTTCACCTCGACAATCAGATTGAGCGGCTCTTCCTCGCCGTCATCGATCCGGACGATAAAGTCAGGGATGTAGCGGCGCGGCGTCGCGCCCGTCAGATACGGCACTTCCAGGCCGAGGTTCTGGTTCTTCACATAGGCGCGCACACGCGGATGCGATTCCACGACACGGCAGAATTCGGCTTCCCAGTCGCTGTCGCAGATGACCCAGTTGATGTGGCATTTGCGCGGATCGGTCTGCCAACGCGTCTCCTTCGACGTCGTGAAGTTGACGTAGCGCGTCGAGCCGGTCGGGTTGTACGGATCGAGGATGGCCTTGACGGGATTGTCGCCGGCGAGCGTCACAGTGATGGCGGCCTTGATTCGCTCGCAGGCCATATCGGCGATCTCCTGATAAAGGAGCTGCGCCGGATAGGTGCCGCCGGTGCACTTGAGGTAGCCGCCCTCCAGCCACTGGCGGGCGATCGCCTTGAGCTGACCGAAGAGGTGCAGCTTCGGCGCCTCGCCGGGATCGCGGTACTTCTGATAGAGAAGGTGCTTGGCCAGGTGGAAGAGGATGGTCGAGCGGCGCATGTCGTTGAGGTGCTCGACCGTCAGATCCACGCCCTCGCCGATGATGCCCTGGTTCTTGGTGATGGACGGCCCGACAAGGGCGGGCGTCAGCTCCAGAACCGAATCCTTGTCGAAGCGGGCGGTCAGCTGCTCGTTCGGCAGCTCGACGCGATACCCCTCGACGCGCGGGAACCGGATTTCCAGCGCATCCC from Pseudorhodoplanes sp. includes these protein-coding regions:
- a CDS encoding site-specific DNA-methyltransferase, which codes for MSRSRNKTIEVEALTHKDAKRRNIPTAEFESLMREEDKSPIQLAYERRNRDLDPQLVWRGKDEQDWSDLIVQAPPLYIQEKVHPKVLIDDLRRESKERAKEKAPPLPDLFGDFNGLHDIEAKTEFYAHDQNWSNRMILGDSLSVMASLAEREGLRGQVQCIFIDPPYGIKFNSNFQWSTTSRDVKDGAKDHITREPEQVRAFRDTWRDGIHSYLTYLRDRLTVARDLLHESGSIFVQIGDENVHRVRALMDEVFGERNAVAMIAFTKGATGLSASDRMPARLDYILWYGRSESVPVKFRQLYTLKNAEDDPNFSWLILPTGERVRVTEWEKNGSPKPAGSRLGQDVSLTKPGPGAKYEIEYRGRIFDSGRRWWGTTKAQLERALKTGRIIVIGNSLRHLRYLDESSLTAIGNLWDGFLGQSSPVYVVQTNTDIVQRCILMATDPGDLVLDPTCGSGTTAYVAEQWGRRWITIDTSRVAMALARSRIMGARYPYYLLADSPEGQMKEAEITRSAPRTTPTHGNIRLGFVYERVPHITLKSIANNAEIDVIWEKWQETLEPHRSVLNKALSKSWEEWEIPREAEEKWPTAAKEAHAKWWEARIARQKEIDASIAARAEFAYLYDKPYTDSSRVRVAGPFTVESLSPHRVVAIDADDRLMEGVAEPGRRYRHNGSGTPEDFADMILENLKAAGVQQAQKEDRITFASLTGWPGRYICAEGKFMEGDKERRAGILVGPEFGTVSRPDLVAAAREAGDAGFDVLIACAFNYDAHSAEFDKLGRVPVLKARMNPDLHMGDDLKATGAGNLFVVFGEPDIDIENLKDGMIRVKINGIDVFKPQTGEIESGGPESIALWMIDTDYNEESFFVRHAYFLGANGPYRALKTTLKAEIDEEAWASLNRDVSRPFPRPASGRIAVKVINHLGDEVMKVFSI
- a CDS encoding DUF3883 domain-containing protein, translating into MSRGLDYCELRFHGLSRLPLALAGLVTTGWRVEAAPAARSLPRNGQTLSLLAGTEDKRVRLFAYTVTESSRNRPHERRVEITSTYPGGLPIARHYTDVVVAFDRESNGWVGLDNRRLSHGGPTHNASSFVPSSGFKKIVRGDITILPMETNLFETEFAAFFHAEQLAEYIFNAEQIHAGTYNGAGIFSGAISKPAPVGLSVRSDTLCGDDIVFRAPVPRRKKIAVNTSLISAYQDGLIADVKGREITREQLLELKRRCDEIGLNGERWVLSYERRRLKRAGRHDLADKIEWVSQTSPFAGFDISSFDASGDRRHIEVKATISGRRKFEMTENEWASAQSLRASYNIYRVTSLETYPALKIFVDPVALLESGVLTRRAANWLVEY